Genomic window (Drosophila willistoni isolate 14030-0811.24 chromosome 2L unlocalized genomic scaffold, UCI_dwil_1.1 Seg196, whole genome shotgun sequence):
GCTACTGCAAAAGTTACACCCAACACAAAAAATGTTACCCTAAAGCCTAGCAAAAGCCTTTTTAgcgatgatgaggatgatgatgatgatgatctgTTTGGCATCAAAAGTGCTAAACCAACAGCCCACAAAGTGGTTAAACCAAATGTGACTGCAACTGTCATCCCGAGTAGTTCTAGTAGTTCCAGTAAATCCATTCCATTAAGCACAGATAATCCCTTGTCAGATTTGTTAGACTTTGAGTGAACAAATAAAGAGAAGTTATGTGTTATataaaacatttgtatttACAGAATTCtttaaacttaaataaaacaattaaagagTATTTTCAAAATATCAAAACTAAATCTATATCGATTTTATTCTCGTTACTCGTTATTAGCTAAAGGTTAATCTAAAATTGAGAGTAAAGTTTCAAAAGTCCAAGTTGTTTTTTCTCTCAatcttaaattaaatattcttTTCGACTAATTTTAGGACTCGCTattcgttttaattttttactcGCTACTCGTTACTTTTAAATGAGTTAAAACTTAAACAAAGAAGTTAAGAAGGAAATATTGAAACTTGCGGAAAACTTTTTCTATTCCTCTTTTATTCCATCATTTCCCTTTAACTTTTAGTTGTATAACTGTTTGTATTTTTCTCGCTACTCGTTCGTCTTCTCTCTGCTGAACTTGAACTTGGACTGAGTTAGTTTTTTGGCTCTTTGGTTGTTAATTCCGAGGAATATATCATGGGAGCAACTTGCTTTACTTactaaattatattttctgtataaaactaacaacttgacttgaacaatttttaactGTAGAACCTATAGAGCCACATCTCGATACTTTCTATAGTCGTCGGATTCATTGCCCAATGACAATTTACTATTCGCTGTTATATAAGGATTGGCATAGTTGGCATAACCAAAGCCGCCATAGTATTGCAATTGCTGTTGTGATCCCCGCCGATGCAGAGGCTGGGCGAGAACAGTTCCGGCAAAGCCATTGCTGGAACTGCAAGCGGAGGGACGACGATAAATGCCCGCTGCCTGCTGCAATTGATGCTGCTGATGAAGATGTTGCTGATCCAACAGCATGGCCAAATaatattgctgctgctgggtgTAATTCTGGAGCAAATTGTTACCATAGTTGGCCAAATCATTTTGCACCTTACTAATACCATCGAGATTCTCCAGCGAGATGCAGTTCCTCGAGAGTTTCGCTGGCGGTGGCTGCTTGTGAGAGCCTCGTGGACGTTGCTGGTTGGTGGGCGGTGGAGTCATTTGTTTGGGCTCTATGGAACAATAGATGGGATCATTGCTAGTCGAGCCAATTAGCGATGGTGGCGATGGACGACGACGTGAGTCTTGCAGATTATTCTTAAGATCATCTATGgttatattaaaatatttggcaTTCTTATCATCCAGATCCAAGGCATGCCGGGGATTATACATGCCCGGCAAAGTGCAACGTAAATCCATCAGAGATTGAGCCCGATTTGAGGCATTTCCTGAGCCCACTCCCGATCTTTGTTGTTGCATCATTTGACTGGCATTGTTAAACTGTTGCGCCAAGGCCGGAGCGAACATGCTGGCATTGAATTCATTCTGGGAGCCAAAGATCTGACTGCCACCCATCTGTTGATTGTTCAATGAAAGGCCAGGACCCAATGGCATTTTGGTCTCATCACATATCTGATAGCCAGCATTCTCAAAGCCACCGCCCATTCTCTGGCTAGAGCGACGTGAATCCGCCTTGGACATGGGCACACTTGGTGCTGGTGTCTGCAATGAGAGACGTGTGGCCAATCCTTGCAGCTGGCTGAGCACTTGAGTCTCCCGACGCCATTTGATTCCCGTTGGTATAACACAAATCAGGGCAAAACAATTGATAATCAAACGTATAAGATATGAGGTCAACTCTGTTAAGCCGTGGACCGATTGTAGACCCTAAAAAATAGGTAGACAGAATGTCATTTAAACGAAGAGGAAAAAATGAAAGGAATGATTTGGGAATGGGGCTAGAGACCCATCCATTACTATTACTCTTACCCAATGTTGTGTGGTCATTAGCATGACAAAAACCAATTCCGGTATGGACAGCAAACCAATCACACCCGACCAGGCGAATAGAGGCCAACATAAACCGCTGACCAGACCGTGGATcaatattgttgttgccacaaACATTACAAAGTACAGTGAACACAATGTGTAGGCAGCAAATGGCAAATCACCATGGGCCTCCAATAGCCAAGATACCTCACATGAAAAGGCCCCCAAATAGACAATCTGGAATgcagaaaaccaaaagaaatggaaattaaCCGACATTCGTCGTCAAAAGCgaaaacatatgtacataaataaatcaagCAGAGCAGACGAAATGAATGCAGAAATTGTACAGATAAAGAGACATAAAGACACGTCTTTtttcttctacttttttttttttttctttttctaccATCATCCATCAATCAATTAATGAGCTCCCACTGCCGGTTCCCCTACTACTGTAATGCAATGTCTGTCTGACTGACGGACTGAATGTCGCTGTCTCCGACTGACAACTCGTCTTCATCATGaaccagaaaaaaagaagcaaaatgaGATACGAATACGCTACAATTCACAAAAGTTGACTGGCTTTTGATATACCTGTTAGTTGGtcaaagaaattttaatataactTTTATCATTTAACGGAAAGTTAACTATCTTTCTTGGGCGTCAAATCAAAAACGAATGTAAATTATATAGAAATCTTCTTTGGTAAAGAATTATtgccatatttttaaatatttgcttagATTGTCAGTTCTTTCTGCAAATCCCAATACCTATATTAAAGTGTCTCATTTTAACGCATACTTTTGGATTAGTCTTGACCTGATTGCAATCTTTATTTATTGCCATTGACTGGCATTATCAGATACTTCtctttaagtttaaaaattcacCTAAACCTGCATATATATTCTAAATTCCACATTTATCAAATTGATCAGGatagaaaaaattttatactTAAGATTTATCATGTTAAAAACAAAGCATTTATCAAATAGTGTAatgccaaaaatatatatttgaattagTTCTTACTAAAATCATAAGGT
Coding sequences:
- the LOC6640252 gene encoding uncharacterized protein LOC6640252 isoform X1, yielding MNYQKASEKHSPSGNGNRIQTFWNDRIMERFIKANLFIICCVAAGLLLIVYLGAFSCEVSWLLEAHGDLPFAAYTLCSLYFVMFVATTILIHGLVSGLCWPLFAWSGVIGLLSIPELVFVMLMTTQHWGLQSVHGLTELTSYLIRLIINCFALICVIPTGIKWRRETQVLSQLQGLATRLSLQTPAPSVPMSKADSRRSSQRMGGGFENAGYQICDETKMPLGPGLSLNNQQMGGSQIFGSQNEFNASMFAPALAQQFNNASQMMQQQRSGVGSGNASNRAQSLMDLRCTLPGMYNPRHALDLDDKNAKYFNITIDDLKNNLQDSRRRPSPPSLIGSTSNDPIYCSIEPKQMTPPPTNQQRPRGSHKQPPPAKLSRNCISLENLDGISKVQNDLANYGNNLLQNYTQQQQYYLAMLLDQQHLHQQHQLQQAAGIYRRPSACSSSNGFAGTVLAQPLHRRGSQQQLQYYGGFGYANYANPYITANSKLSLGNESDDYRKYRDVAL
- the LOC6640252 gene encoding uncharacterized protein LOC6640252 isoform X2 — protein: MERFIKANLFIICCVAAGLLLIVYLGAFSCEVSWLLEAHGDLPFAAYTLCSLYFVMFVATTILIHGLVSGLCWPLFAWSGVIGLLSIPELVFVMLMTTQHWGLQSVHGLTELTSYLIRLIINCFALICVIPTGIKWRRETQVLSQLQGLATRLSLQTPAPSVPMSKADSRRSSQRMGGGFENAGYQICDETKMPLGPGLSLNNQQMGGSQIFGSQNEFNASMFAPALAQQFNNASQMMQQQRSGVGSGNASNRAQSLMDLRCTLPGMYNPRHALDLDDKNAKYFNITIDDLKNNLQDSRRRPSPPSLIGSTSNDPIYCSIEPKQMTPPPTNQQRPRGSHKQPPPAKLSRNCISLENLDGISKVQNDLANYGNNLLQNYTQQQQYYLAMLLDQQHLHQQHQLQQAAGIYRRPSACSSSNGFAGTVLAQPLHRRGSQQQLQYYGGFGYANYANPYITANSKLSLGNESDDYRKYRDVAL